Part of the bacterium genome, ATGCCCGCAACTCGAACGCTTCCAGTACGTCTCTACCTGCTATGTCAGCGGGCGTTACGCCGGCATCTTCCGCGAAGGCGACCTCGATCTCGGCCAGGACTTCAACAACTACTACGAAGAAACCAAATTCCTGGCGGAAATCGAAGTGCAGGCCAGAATGGATGCCGGCCTGCCCGCGACCATCTACCGCCCTGCCGTAGTGGTCGGCGATAGCGAGACCGGAGCCACCCAGAAGTACGATGGACCCTACTTCGTCATTCGCTGGCTGCTTCGACAACCGGCGCTCGCGGTCCTGCCCGTGGTCGGCGACCCCACCGCGGTGCGCGTCAATCTGGTGCCGAGGGACTTCGTAATCGACGCCATCGCGTATCTCAGTGGCCAGAGCGTTTCGCTGGGCGAGGTCTACCAGCTAGCCGATCCCAAACCCCTCACCGTCGACGAGCTGATCGATCTGGTCGGGGACGCCACCAGACGCCGAGTCCTGAAGATTCCTTCCATGCGTACCGTGGCCAAGGCGGCCCTCGACTACCTGCCCGGCGCCCAATGGCTCATGCAGATCCCCTCGGCGGCCATCGACTACTTCGCGCACCCGACCCACTACACCACCGACAACACGATTCGGGACCTGGAAGGCACGGGGATCGAGGTACCGAGGCTCGACGCCTACATGCCTCATCTGGTCGCGTTCGTCCGAGAGCATCCGGACGTGGGTTCCAAGGCGATGATCTAATCCGAAGGGGACCCTAAGACCAAGACCTGAACCGCGTCCTCCCACCAGTCCGCGCCGGCATCGAAGGCCTCGCCCTCATGGAGGCAGGGCGGAGAGACATGGTCACGCCCGTTCAGGGACTTACCGACGTGACGATTGCGGTAAGGGGGATAGATACCGCCGCAGCCGCGGCAGAAGCGGCCCAGCTTTCGCCCCTGGAGGTCTTCCGCGACAGCGCTCACGGGAGCGCCGTTTGGAGCACGATACATGGCTACCTCAGCTCCCGGCCGCGAGCAGCTCGGCTCGCGAAAAGAAAAAGCTCAACTCGAGCGCCGCGTTCTCCGGCGAGTCGCTGCCGTGAATCGCGTTCTTCTCGATGGACGTCGCAAACAGCGCGCGTATCGTCCCGGCGTCGGCCTCCTCCGGATTGGTTGCACCCATGACCTCACGTAGGTACCTGACCGCGTTCTCGCGCGCGAGCGCGATCGGCATCGCCGGTCCACTGGTCATGAACTCGACCAGGCTGTCGTAAAAGGGGCGCTCCTTGTGCACCTCGTAGAACGCCCGGGCTTGGGCTTCGCTCAGGTTCAGTTTCTTGATCGCCAGGATCTTGAACCCCTCCCGCTCGAGGTGCGCAAGGATACCGCCGGCGTTGCCGGCGGCGACGCTGTCGGGTTTGATAATCGCCAAGGTCGTTTCCATTGATCACTCCATTTGTCTAGCAGAACTCAAGTGGGCTTCCGCTACAGGACAGACGTCTCTGTATTACGTATTGTGTCCCCCTTCCCGAAGCAACTTCCAATCGCCTTCGGGCTCTTCCAGAATCATGACCGGGCCCGAGGTTTCGAGCCTTCCGTCCGGCCCGAAGAGCACCGCCGAACCGCTGGGCAGGCCGATCCCCCACTTCATCCCCGGCGCTTCCAGAAGCTCGCGGAGCCTTCGATCGTGCGCCGGATCGAAATTCACTTCGACCGCGGTCCCCGGCAGCCAGGCCAGACCGGTCAGCGCCTCTCGCCCGGTGAGGCTGCGGCAGCGAGCCGATAGCGCTTGCGCCGCGGCGGCGATAGCAACCACCATCCCGCCGTCGTTGATCTTCTTCTCCAGAGCCTCCCGGGCGGGGGAATCCGCAAGAACCTCGAGCAGGGCATCGGCGATTCCGCCACCGATGTAGACGGCGCCGGCCTCGCTGATCCGGTCCAGATTCTTGCGCCTTCGAGCATCCCTGGCCCGGTAGATCGGCACGGTGGTCGCCTCGCGGCCCAGTGCTTCCGTGACGTAGGTCGAGAAATGAGCGGCGTAGTCGGCCGAACCGCTCGCGGTGGGCATGAACGCCACCGGGCCGGCGGGCGTCTTCTCCAGCCACGCGGCATCGGCTGCGCGAGTCTCACCAAAGCTGAACTCGCCACCACCGATCAACGCCAGCCAGCCGTCGCCGTCGAGCCTGTTGCTACGCGCAAGCATCGGGTTCGCTCACGTTCAGCGATTCAGAACCTAGCCGGCAAGGGCCTTCTGCATCGCCGTACCGATCTCGGCCGGCGACTCGACCACGGTGATGCCCGACTCACGCAGCGAGGCGATCTTCTCGGCGGCCGTGCCCTTGCCCCCCGAGACGATCGCACCGGCGTGCCCCATTCGACGCCCGGGGGGCGCCGTCCGACCGGCGATAAACCCGACCACCGGGCGGTCGAAGTTCTCAGCCACCCAGGCTCCCGCCTCCTCCTCGGCCGAGCCCCCGATCTCGCCGATCAGCACCACGCCCCGAGTATCCGGATCGTCCCGGAACGCACTCAGAGCATCGATGAAACTGGTGCCGTTGATCGGATCGCCGCCGATGCCGACGCAAGTCGACTGTCCAAGCCCGAGGTTGGTGAGCTGCCAGACCGCCTCATAGGTGAGGGTCCCCGACCGGCTGATCACACCGACCTTGCCCTGAAGGTGAATGTGCCCGGGCATGATGCCGATCTTGGCCATCCCCGGCGAGATCACGCCGGGACAGTTGGGTCCCACCAGGCGGGTCGGATGATCGGGCAGGAAGTCCT contains:
- a CDS encoding NAD-dependent epimerase/dehydratase family protein, with translation MATVFFTGFPGFLGSELLPRVLERRDKDRAVCLVQPKFVDLAEQRVADLTGSHRELAGRIDLVCGDITEAGLGLENPADLAEDVSEIFHLAAVYDLMVRRPVAVRINVDGTRHMLDFAEQCPQLERFQYVSTCYVSGRYAGIFREGDLDLGQDFNNYYEETKFLAEIEVQARMDAGLPATIYRPAVVVGDSETGATQKYDGPYFVIRWLLRQPALAVLPVVGDPTAVRVNLVPRDFVIDAIAYLSGQSVSLGEVYQLADPKPLTVDELIDLVGDATRRRVLKIPSMRTVAKAALDYLPGAQWLMQIPSAAIDYFAHPTHYTTDNTIRDLEGTGIEVPRLDAYMPHLVAFVREHPDVGSKAMI
- the ndk gene encoding nucleoside-diphosphate kinase; this encodes METTLAIIKPDSVAAGNAGGILAHLEREGFKILAIKKLNLSEAQARAFYEVHKERPFYDSLVEFMTSGPAMPIALARENAVRYLREVMGATNPEEADAGTIRALFATSIEKNAIHGSDSPENAALELSFFFSRAELLAAGS
- a CDS encoding type 1 glutamine amidotransferase-like domain-containing protein; the protein is MLARSNRLDGDGWLALIGGGEFSFGETRAADAAWLEKTPAGPVAFMPTASGSADYAAHFSTYVTEALGREATTVPIYRARDARRRKNLDRISEAGAVYIGGGIADALLEVLADSPAREALEKKINDGGMVVAIAAAAQALSARCRSLTGREALTGLAWLPGTAVEVNFDPAHDRRLRELLEAPGMKWGIGLPSGSAVLFGPDGRLETSGPVMILEEPEGDWKLLREGGHNT
- the sucD gene encoding succinate--CoA ligase subunit alpha; protein product: MAIWVNDDTRLVVQGITGNEGKFHALGCRDYGTRVVAGVTPGKGGESVDGIPVFDSVEEAREKAGANASVIFVPPPFAADAIMESAAAGIELVVCITEGVPVRDMLAVKDFLPDHPTRLVGPNCPGVISPGMAKIGIMPGHIHLQGKVGVISRSGTLTYEAVWQLTNLGLGQSTCVGIGGDPINGTSFIDALSAFRDDPDTRGVVLIGEIGGSAEEEAGAWVAENFDRPVVGFIAGRTAPPGRRMGHAGAIVSGGKGTAAEKIASLRESGITVVESPAEIGTAMQKALAG